The following are from one region of the Stigmatella ashevillena genome:
- a CDS encoding serine/threonine-protein kinase, with protein sequence METFPVEPVSLLLGTQVGAWRVVGRGGHGSYGMVYRVEPVDDSAAGSFALKLALRPDDPRFERESELLSRVNHPHVPRLYGQGVWVSPGGASFPYVVMEWVPGVTLYDWAARSPFSSLQAFRLLAQVARALAATHAVGGVHRDVKGNNVLVNSEGARALLMDFGSGCYPGAKRLTWQSGPPGTFQYWSPEALRFQWRFRFQSDAHYEAGPADDVYALGMTAYRLVTGRYPPPLSPEALEAAPGQRPSQARPEQVARVSPELAALIRRMLSDIPSERGSAAEIAQALEHAAETAGRRASRPIAARKKRAVPKRMAWLGRWRTGVAWLGWGAAVSLGVLQVEVELPWFQLPWDAEDGGTAGLAQAVRSSAKKSEGPEPQRGGISREMPKGPFLGQRKPPCKSHEVEVNGGCWLALQDKRPPCGEETFVWKGSCYWPSFLPPRPETSGWP encoded by the coding sequence ATGGAGACTTTCCCAGTAGAGCCCGTTTCCCTGCTGCTCGGGACTCAGGTGGGGGCTTGGCGGGTGGTGGGCCGAGGCGGTCACGGCAGCTACGGCATGGTCTACCGTGTCGAACCGGTGGACGACTCGGCGGCGGGCTCCTTCGCCCTGAAGCTGGCTCTGCGGCCAGATGATCCTCGCTTTGAGCGGGAGAGCGAATTGCTCTCGCGCGTAAACCATCCCCACGTGCCTCGGCTGTACGGCCAGGGTGTTTGGGTGTCGCCCGGCGGAGCCTCCTTTCCGTATGTGGTGATGGAGTGGGTACCGGGCGTGACGTTGTATGACTGGGCTGCGCGTTCCCCGTTCTCCTCACTCCAAGCGTTTCGGCTGCTGGCCCAGGTCGCCCGAGCCCTGGCAGCCACGCATGCGGTGGGTGGGGTGCACCGGGACGTCAAAGGCAACAACGTGCTCGTGAACTCCGAGGGTGCGCGAGCGCTCTTGATGGATTTCGGCTCGGGGTGCTACCCCGGCGCGAAGCGGCTGACGTGGCAGTCTGGCCCCCCAGGCACTTTCCAGTACTGGAGCCCCGAGGCGCTGCGTTTCCAGTGGCGGTTCCGGTTCCAGTCCGACGCTCACTATGAAGCAGGCCCGGCCGATGATGTGTACGCGCTGGGCATGACCGCGTATCGCCTCGTCACTGGCAGGTATCCTCCCCCTCTGAGCCCCGAGGCGCTGGAGGCTGCGCCGGGACAGAGGCCCTCGCAGGCGCGTCCTGAGCAGGTGGCGCGGGTGAGTCCGGAACTGGCCGCGCTGATTCGCCGGATGCTCTCCGACATTCCCTCAGAACGAGGGAGCGCGGCGGAGATTGCCCAAGCACTGGAGCATGCGGCGGAAACGGCGGGGCGCCGGGCCTCCCGTCCCATCGCCGCCCGAAAGAAGCGAGCCGTCCCCAAGAGGATGGCTTGGCTTGGGCGATGGCGGACCGGGGTGGCGTGGTTGGGTTGGGGCGCAGCGGTGTCGCTGGGCGTGCTGCAAGTGGAAGTGGAACTGCCCTGGTTCCAGCTCCCGTGGGATGCGGAGGACGGTGGAACCGCCGGGCTCGCGCAGGCCGTACGCTCGTCAGCGAAGAAGAGCGAGGGGCCCGAACCCCAGCGAGGAGGCATTTCCCGGGAGATGCCGAAGGGTCCCTTTCTCGGACAGCGGAAGCCCCCATGCAAGAGCCACGAGGTCGAGGTCAACGGTGGGTGCTGGCTCGCCTTGCAGGACAAGCGCCCACCCTGCGGTGAAGAGACCTTCGTGTGGAAGGGCAGCTGCTATTGGCCCTCGTTTTTGCCCCCGCGCCCCGAGACTTCCGGCTGGCCGTAG
- a CDS encoding DUSAM domain-containing protein, whose amino-acid sequence MEHQEGDWHEIRVLDTRVQQGMSFELTEDVCGLLQRTAPTVAISEAEVETALTNVESAMSLLHRMRERIRDGSNRIVDALDRMSRLRKKGDIEGARQQMREVLAVEVVPHYREIAEGQLAEMDELS is encoded by the coding sequence ATGGAACATCAGGAGGGCGATTGGCACGAGATACGAGTGCTCGACACCCGGGTTCAGCAGGGAATGTCCTTTGAACTCACCGAAGACGTGTGCGGCCTCCTGCAGCGCACCGCTCCCACCGTGGCCATCAGCGAGGCCGAGGTAGAAACGGCCCTTACCAACGTGGAGAGTGCGATGAGTCTCCTTCACAGGATGCGGGAGCGGATCCGCGATGGCTCGAATCGGATTGTGGATGCCCTGGATCGAATGAGCCGCCTTCGAAAGAAGGGAGACATCGAAGGGGCGCGGCAGCAGATGAGAGAGGTACTCGCTGTGGAGGTGGTCCCGCACTACCGGGAAATTGCCGAAGGTCAGCTGGCGGAAATGGACGAACTTTCATGA